The proteins below are encoded in one region of Ostrea edulis chromosome 3, xbOstEdul1.1, whole genome shotgun sequence:
- the LOC125677594 gene encoding uncharacterized protein LOC125677594 isoform X2 produces the protein MGPKKKSAGTEPPAKRRRTAQNGNATNILSASDTTNSDIIQSLTKNITSNIMAELQKVGVLPTQNPQVEQAGGPDQDKQQRFERNTSGTMLQGEQIPASAVLDLERQLPNTQGSRVSEAGTTCSTRTISGTRSSDASKRLEYIEQLTKAAIAPSTKATYNIAWRTLLSFCSKYGMSCELPLSTSLVTLFVAHLFSDSFSPRSISTYLSALAYVHKVLNYQDPTQAFVIQKLVSGAYRLGNTFDIRLPITPHILNNLLSCIPQVIHEEYKRKMFRAMFLFAFSAFARIGEIVSSDGHTDDVIQLSDVTFTQGAEKFNQVNVCFRKFKHNSSGQPKYISFSHGPCQISAIDSLVQYLNVRKNNEGPLFILNGGLQLTRSVFHKTLQKCLLCCGLDKGHSFRIGAATVAAQNGCIDAQIRSVGRWHSNAFQKYIRSNNIPSNK, from the exons ATGGGCCCAAAGAAGAAGTCCGCTGGCACTGAGCCTCCAGCTAAGCGGAGAAGGACTGCGCAAAATGGCAATGCTACAAACATTCTAAGTGCAAGTGACACTACAAATAGTGATATAATTCAATCCTTAACTAAAAACATTACAAGTAATATTATGGCAGAATTACAGAAGGTCGGAGTTCTTCCTACACAGAATCCACAAGTGGAGCAAGCAGGAGGTCCAGATCAAGACAAGCAGCAACGATTTGAAAGAAATACCAGTGGTACAATGCTGCAAGGTGAACAGATACCTGCATCAGCAGTTTTGGATTTGGAAAGACAGCTACCAAATACACAGG GTTCAAGAGTTTCAGAAGCTGGCACCACATGCTCAACCAGAACCATCAGTGGTACCAGAAGCTCTGATGCCTCAAAACGTTTGGAATACATTGAGCAACTTACAAAAGCAGCCATAGCACCATCCACTAAGGCTACGTATAATATAGCTTGGAGGACGCTACTGTCTTTTTGTAGTAAATATGGAATGTCTTGTGAACTACCCCTGAGCACTTCGCTGGTAACTCTCTTTGTAGCTCATCTTTTCTCCGACTCTTTTTCCCCTAGGTCCATTTCAACATATTTATCAGCCCTTGCTTATGTTCACAAAGTGCTAAATTACCAAGACCCAACGCAAGCATTTGTTATACAGAAGTTAGTTTCAGGGGCATATCGTTTGGGCAATACCTTTGATATACGTTTACCCATCACACCTCATATTTTAAACAATCTGCTTTCGTGTATACCACAAGTCATTCATGAGgaatacaaaagaaaaatgtttcgAGCTATGTTCTTATTTGCATTTTCTGCATTTGCACGCATTGGGGAAATAGTAAGTTCAGATGGACATACAGATGATGTCATTCAGCTTTCAGATGTTACTTTCACTCAGGGGGCAGAAAAATTTAATCAGGTCAATGTCTGCTTTAGGAAGTTTAAACATAATTCTTCAGGTCAGCCTAAGTACATATCATTCTCACATGGACCATGCCAAATTTCTGCCATCGATTCCCTTGTTCAGTATTTGAATGTTAGGAAAAACAATGAAGGTCcacttttcattttaaatgggGGTTTACAGCTGACTAGGAGTGTATTTCATAAGACCCTACAAAAATGTTTGCTTTGCTGTGGCTTGGACAAAGGTCACAGTTTTAGGATAGGTGCTGCTACGGTGGCTGCACAGAATGGTTGCATAGATGCGCAAATTAGATCAGTGGGACGCTGGCATTCAAATGCATTTCAGAAATATATCCGATCAAATAACATACCTAGCAATAAGTAA
- the LOC125677594 gene encoding uncharacterized protein LOC125677594 isoform X1 yields MGGDWFHYDVTFRKARQGDLTMSWRHVDQVLYSRALMKKLGGPIIHSQNTKNSFFVPIVSDTMMGSPATVSVNTHTYALPVSNPTPKPNVGGAVTKSLQVGHSLLKKTECLSQLPTPVNPAKLAQYLIGYDKTKTKYLLEGFRNGFHLEFEGKRGFQLSSNLKSALENKEVVTKKIAKELKEGRIAGPFSELPFKSLKISPLGIVPKKTPNQFRMIHHLSYPTKQEGSVNAGISDDSAAVHYAGINDAVGFIKELGIDAFYCKTDIRSAFRILPVYPKDYELLGFMWEGKYYYDRCLPMGCRTSCKIFEEFSSAIEWIARNKLGMNAVVHILDDFLFIERSKFSCLQKFNEFLDVCGDMGIPLAADKTVLPTQVIEFVGIELDVRLRETRLPLHKIEKCTRLLHSFMSKDRCTIKEMQSLIGTLNFACSVILPGRAFLRRFINLLMNVSKHQNSLQ; encoded by the coding sequence ATGGGGGGGGACTGGTTTCATTATGATGTAACATTTAGGAAGGCCAGACAAGGGGACTTGACAATGTCTTGGAGGCATGTCGATCAAGTGTTATATAGTCGTGCCCTTATGAAAAAGTTGGGGGGTCCAATCATTCATAGCCAGAATACAAAAAACAGCTTTTTCGTCCCCATTGTTTCAGATACAATGATGGGAAGTCCTGCAACAGTCAGTGTAAATACCCACACATATGCTCTACCTGTTTCAAACCCCACCCCAAAACCCAATGTTGGAGGGGCCGTGACAAAAAGTCTGCAAGTGGGTCACAGCCTCCTAAAAAAGACTGAGTGTCTCTCCCAACTACCCACTCCTGTAAACCCTGCAAAACTAGCTCAATATTTAATTGGATATGACAAGACAAAAACTAAATATCTACTAGAGGGGTTTAGAAATGGTTTTCATCTAGAATTTGAAGGAAAAAGAGGGTTTCAGCTCAGTTCAAACCTTAAATCTGCTCTTGAAAATAAGGAGGTTGTTACTAAAAAAATTGCTAAGGAATTAAAGGAAGGTCGCATAGCAGGTCCATTCTCTGAACTACCATTTAAGTCCTTAAAGATTTCTCCTCTAGGTATAGTACCTAAGAAAACACCTAATCAATTTAGAATGATACATCACTTGTCTTATCCCACGAAACAGGAAGGTTCAGTAAATGCAGGAATCTCTGATGACTCAGCTGCAGTCCACTATGCTGGAATCAATGATGCTGTAGGTTTTATTAAAGAACTTGGTATAGATGCATTTTATTGCAAGACAGATATTCGGTCTGCATTTAGAATCCTTCCAGTATATCCAAAGGACTACGAGCTATTAGGTTTTATGTGGGAGGGTAAATACTACTATGATAGATGTTTACCAATGGGCTGCAGAACTAGTTGcaagatttttgaagaatttagcTCAGCAATAGAATGGATTGCAAGAAATAAGTTAGGAATGAATGCTGTGGTTCACATATTAGATGATTTTCTGTTCATTGAAAGATCTAAATTTTCATGTCTCCAGAAATTCAACGAGTTTCTCGATGTTTGTGGGGATATGGGTATTCCACTTGCAGCAGATAAGACTGTGCTTCCTACTCAGGTTATTGAGTTTGTTGGAATTGAACTTGACGTTAGGCTCAGAGAAACTAGGTTACCTTTGCATAAGATTGAGAAATGCACACGGTTACTTCATTCATTTATGAGTAAGGATAGGTGTACGATTAAGGAAATGCAATCATTGATAGGTACGTTGAACTTCGCTTGCTCAGTCATTCTGCCAGGTCGTGCATTCCTCAGACGCTTTATCAATCTTTTGATGAATGTTTCAAAGCATCAAAATTCATTACAATAA